The Pyrus communis chromosome 2, drPyrComm1.1, whole genome shotgun sequence genome includes a window with the following:
- the LOC137726470 gene encoding aminomethyltransferase, mitochondrial-like isoform X2, with amino-acid sequence MRGAGLWQLGQSITRRIAQGDKKAVARRYFASEAELKKTVLYDFHIANGGKMVPFAGWGMPIQYKDSIIDSTINCRQNGSLFDVSHMCGLSLKGKDSIPFLEKLVIADVASLAPGTGTLTVFTNEKGGAIDDSVITKVTDDHIYLVVNAGCRDKDLAHIEEHMKAFKAKGRDVSWHIHDERSLLALQNWRV; translated from the coding sequence ATGAGAGGAGCGGGTTTGTGGCAACTTGGCCAGTCAATCACCCGGCGTATTGCTCAGGGTGATAAGAAGGCTGTAGCTCGTCGATACTTTGCCTCAGAAGCTGAACTCAAAAAGACAGTCCTCTATGACTTCCACATTGCAAATGGCGGAAAGATGGTGCCTTTCGCTGGATGGGGAATGCCTATTCAGTATAAGGACTCGATCATCGACTCCACTATAAACTGCAGGCAGAATGGTAGTCTGTTTGATGTCTCGCATATGTGTGGGCTTAGCCTTAAGGGGAAGGACTCCATTCCATTCCTTGAAAAGCTTGTCATTGCGGATGTTGCTTCGCTTGCCCCTGGAACGGGGACACTCACTGTCTTTACAAACGAGAAGGGAGGGGCAATTGATGACTCTGTGATTACCAAGGTTACCGATGACCACATATACCTGGTGGTGAATGCTGGATGTAGGGATAAAGATCTTGCTCACATTGAAGAGCATATGAAGGCATTCAAGGCTAAAGGCAGAGATGTCTCATGGCACATCCATGATGAGAGATCTCTTCTAGCTCTCCAG
- the LOC137727122 gene encoding uncharacterized protein, with product MKDQAMKRVEGDDHHHQRSSSLKRSPSSSVDNGDQKPYTSSFDDGDGAGVTPMRSTALGKQLVVHGYPHHFPAAPSHRQMSGSLLKSSSSSSVPVRPYVRSNMPRLRWTPDLHRCFVHAVERLGGDQRATPKMVLPIMNVKGLTISHVKSHLQLQLIIELKFCAAAAMAAKKNGVLLVSEHSNNSTYLKPINIAQPVCHQKNDGVIKMYNYGPCQSNETCYIEDLATKNTSPLAKWKDETKPLVPYQVSTKRYEQKPNSFIIFNDLLKRCSDNIGQESNHKHLEDLRGTESEYDARMFLSLNSSSPKASRELLRLSKASGNSDANDVSLELTLNT from the exons atgAAAGATCAGGCAATGAAGAGGGTTGAAGGAGATGATCACCATCACCAGAGATCCTCATCTCTTAAGAGGTCTCCCTCTTCTTCTGTTGACAATGGTGATCAGAAACCCTACACGTCATCAtttgatgatggtgatggtgcTGGTGTCACTCCTATGAGAAGCACAGCTCTAGGGAAGCAGCTAGTAGTCCACGGCTATCCCCACCATTTTCCGGCCGCGCCCAGTCATCGTCAGATGAGCGGCAGCCTGTTGAAATCATCCTCGTCATCATCGGTTCCGGTGAGACCTTATGTTCGGTCCAATATGCCTCGGCTTCGTTGGACGCCTGATCTTCACCGCTGTTTTGTTCATGCAGTTGAAAGGCTTGGAGGAGATCAAA GAGCCACTCCAAAGATGGTTTTACCGATCATGAATGTGAAAGGCCTCACTATATCGCACGTTAAAAGCCATCTTCAG CTCCAGCTaataattgaattgaaattttgtGCAGCAGCGGCTATGGCAGCAAAGAAGAATGGTGTTTTGCTGGTCTCTGAGCACTCTAACAACTCAACCTACTTAAAACCAATCAATATTGCTCAACCAGTTTGTCACCAAAAGAACGATGGGGTGATAAAAATGTACAATTATGGACCCTGCCAAAGCAATGAAACTTGTTACATTGAAGACCTTGCTACCAAGAACACCAGCCCTCTGGCCAAATG GAAGGATGAGACGAAGCCATTAGTACCCTATCAAGTATCAACTAAAAGATACGAGCAGAAACCAAATTCTTTCATCATATTCAATGATCTACTCAAAAGATGCAGTGATAATATTGGAcaa GAGAGCAATCATAAACATTTGGAAGATTTACGCGGTACAGAAAGTGAATATGATGCAAGAATGTTTCTATCACTCAACTCGTCATCACCAAAAGCGTCCCGTGAACTGTTGAGGCTCAGCAAAGCCTCTGGAAATTCAGATGCTAATGATGTCTCTCTTGAGCTCACTCTTAACACTTAA
- the LOC137726477 gene encoding L-ascorbate oxidase homolog — MRDCKLPSFAFFLVLFLVNGVIGEDPYRFFTWKVTYGDIYPLGVKQRGILINGQFPGPQIDAVTNDNLVISVFNYLREPFLISWDGIQQRRNSWQDGVLGTNCPIPPGRSFTYNIQVKDQIGSFFYFPSLQFHKAAGGFGGIRIRSRPKIPVPFPNPAGDFTVLAGDWFKTNHYLLRRGYLDRGRALPNPDGLLINGRGWNGYTFTVDQGKTYRFRISNVGLTTSINFRIQGHKMKLVEVEGSHTLQNIYDSLDIHLGQSLSVLVTANQPVQDYYVVVSSRFTRRVLTTTAVLHYSNSRKGVSGPIPWGPTTQIAWSVSQARSIRWNLTASGPRPNPQGSYHYGLIKPARTIMLGNSAPWINGKQRYAVNSVSYVQPDTPLKLADYFNIQGVFSVGSIPTNPTGGSGYLQTSVMHANFREYVEIVFQNWEDTVQSWHIDGYSFFVMGMEGGQWTPASRARYNFRDTVARSTTQVYPRAWTAIYIALDSVGMWNVRSQNWGRQYLGQQFYLRVYSPAHSWRDEYPIPRNALLCGRARGHHTRPL, encoded by the exons ATGAGAGACTGCAAGCTTCCttcttttgccttttttttggttctttttcttgttaatgGCGTTATTGGTGAAGACCCGTATAGATTTTTCACTTGGAAAGTGACTTATGGCGACATTTACCCTCTTGGTGTTAAGCAACGG GGGATCTTGATCAATGGGCAATTTCCAGGGCCTCAGATCGATGCTGTTACAAACGATAACTTGGTCATTAGCGTCTTCAACTACCTGAGGGAACCATTCCTCATTTCTTG GGATGGCATACAGCAGAGAAGGAACTCATGGCAGGACGGAGTTTTGGGAACAAACTGTCCAATCCCGCCGGGGAGGAGCTTTACTTACAATATCCAAGTCAAGGATCAGATTGGTAGCTTTTTCTACTTTCCCTCCCTCCAGTTCCACAAAGCCGCCGGAGGTTTTGGTGGCATCAGAATCCGGAGCCGTCCTAAGATTCCCGTTCCTTTCCCTAATCCTGCCGGAGACTTCACCGTGCTGGCCGGGGACTGGTTCAAGACTAATCATTAT TTACTGAGACGAGGCTACTTGGATAGAGGTCGAGCTCTTCCCAACCCTGACGGGCTTCTCATCAACGGTCGTGGATGGAACGGATATACATTCACCGTTGATCAAG GCAAGACATATAGGTTTAGGATATCAAACGTGGGGCTTACGACATCCATTAACTTCAGAATTCAAGGACACAAAATGAAACTTGTTGAGGTGGAAGGATCTCATACACTGCAGAACATATATGACTCCCTTGACATCCATCTCGGACAGTCCTTATCCGTCTTGGTCACGGCTAATCAGCCTGTCCAGGACTACTACGTCGTTGTGTCTTCACGCTTCACCCGCCGGGTACTCACCACAACAGCCGTTCTTCACTATAGCAATTCGCGTAAGGGAGTGTCGGGTCCTATCCCTTGGGGTCCTACCACACAGATTGCTTGGTCTGTAAGCCAAGCGAGATCTATAAG ATGGAATTTGACAGCGAGCGGGCCAAGGCCTAATCCGCAAGGCTCCTACCACTACGGATTGATCAAGCCAGCTAGGACAATCATGCTTGGAAACTCTGCTCCTTGGATCAACGGCAAGCAGAGATATGCTGTCAACAGTGTCTCATATGTTCAACCGGACACTCCTTTAAAACTTGCTGACTACTTCAACATTCAGGGAGTTTTCAGTGTCGGAAGCATTCCGACCAACCCCACAGGCGGAAGCGGCTACCTCCAGACTTCAGTCATGCACGCTAACTTCCGAGAATACGTCGAGATTGTGTTCCAAAATTGGGAAGACACAGTGCAGTCATGGCACATTGATGGCTATTCATTCTTTGTCATGGG GATGGAAGGAGGACAATGGACACCTGCAAGTAGAGCTCGTTACAATTTCAGAGACACAGTTGCACGTTCCACAACTCAG GTGTATCCTAGGGCATGGACTGCAATCTACATAGCATTGGACAGTGTGGGAATGTGGAACGTCAGGTCTCAAAATTGGGGGAGGCAGTACTTGGGGCAGCAGTTCTATCTGAGAGTGTATTCTCCTGCACATTCATGGAGAGATGAATACCCAATTCCAAGAAATGCCCTTCTTTGTGGAAGGGCGAGAGGCCATCACACTAGGCCTCTTTGA